One window of Scheffersomyces stipitis CBS 6054 chromosome 1, whole genome shotgun sequence genomic DNA carries:
- the REV1 gene encoding DNA repair protein (Protein required for mutagenesis by physical and chemical agents) yields MESTDESEDNLRESRQSPEVDQDFVAPPQRVSQIDSVTYSSFLRSLDDEHLIEHINSCSQSKDHSQITASIHDSKLIASSPRTNRVERQLSLDEHNFSSVSTDPFDDDLDSQLLGASTPTRATANPNDDSADAYPDDEQNNTVGEIHAFGDYATYFRTKHLKQQKEDEEYIKWDLKRRAQLNGGRAVAVKPIFEGCIVYVNGHTNPSINEIHRLIIVHSGKFISYLSNKGAATHIICDRLTPKKKVEYRNYKVVRAQWVVDCVASNELLDWTQYRLISEIEYGQKRLQFGDSPTRHSGSDSVTPSNESDSELANSMADNNEDPLLEELEDDFIEPIEPSGSNDVGSKGEKKIMDAKHPEFLKHFFANSRLHHLSMWKADLKLRFLRRIVKENKSGETKRTSQGIRVIFHVDFDCFFATASCLNRPELDINKDPIAVTHGGKSSDVASCNYVARNFGVKNGMWVSQAKKLCPNLIMLDYDYKRYESYSSEFYNYFLSYDIFDSIFPVSIDEVLIDASSHFAQNEENLVDMVNALSTRIRDDIFKFTKCSVSVGVSRNVMLAKLALRKAKPNGQFFLYEGVDEFLDSISVKSLPGIGRSIQERLADVLNQPKTMDIYIRDLKAFSKTKLISILGDKTGVKLYEYARGIDDTSLVIDTSNPEALLGRKSVSVDVNFGIRFDTVSELDDFLIRIAKELYSRLISLGVCGSNLTLKLAKRAPGAAVNPAKYLGMGYCDFVNKSSHLGVPTNDWGIIGSELKALYRMVNVPVKELRGISISLTKLRDVENLKSSKQMKLPFKKTKELVRTEFGAFSKLKPIDSIQIESGSKRKSNIAEGNVNISGYHDYFNKESEIDWEVLDALPWDLRREIQKELERRGMIPVSPSKAPPGTKAYLQQLIPTQIGSTPKYVRVFEKPQLKSPRKRQKLHSKSPSPNKQVMVGESQFYDCSVINELPLNIKAEVLKDMKYRKKVKEFDMTALKDKVSMKYEKSKAMVDEVSSEWISQQRTILQRPKFLNEKVSVHQVKLQLDKWIQSSLIQKGPHVDDVHVFASYLKDLSKQNVNSSMILINHIWKVLKYHESILAMSVLVESDEVMYMKEGIAEWKSSIDVHLLPIVDSDFDI; encoded by the coding sequence TTAACTCATGTAGCCAGCTGAAGGACCATAGCCAAATTACAGCCAGTATCCATGATTCGAAGTTAATTGCTTCATCACCGAGAACAAACCGTGTTGAGCGCCAGCTCAGTCTTGACGAACACAATTTCTCGAGTGTGAGTACAGACCCATTCGATGATGATCTAGATTCCCAGCTTCTTGGGGCTTCGACTCCTACAAGAGCGACTGCGAACCCTAATGATGACAGTGCAGACGCATACCCTGATGACGAGCAGAATAATACGGTAGGAGAAATTCACGCATTTGGAGACTATGCCACTTACTTCCGGACCAAGCATCTCAAGCAgcagaaagaagacgaagagtACATTAAGTGGGACCTTAAAAGAAGAGCCCAACTCAACGGTGGAAGGGCAGTAGCTGTAAAACCGATATTTGAAGGTTGCATTGTTTATGTGAATGGACACACCAATCCTTCTATCAATGAGATCCATCGTCTTATCATTGTACACAGTGGGAAATTCATTAGTTATTTGTCTAATAAGGGAGCAGCAACTCATATCATTTGCGATAGACTTacaccaaagaagaaagttgaatATCGCAATTACAAGGTGGTTAGAGCGCAATGGGTGGTAGATTGTGTTGCCTCAAATGAGCTATTAGACTGGACTCAATACAGATTGATTCTGGAAATAGAGTACGGTCAGAAAAGACTACAATTTGGTGATTCTCCTACACGACATTCTGGATCTGACTCTGTTACGCCATCCAATGAGTCAGATCTGGAACTCGCCAACTCCATGGCTGATAACAACGAAGATCCTCTTTTAGAGGAACTCGAGGACGACTTCATTGAGCCCATAGAACCTTCTGGGTCTAATGACGTAGGTTCCAAAGgcgaaaagaagataatggATGCTAAACACCCcgagttcttgaaacaTTTCTTTGCAAATTCACGACTTCACCATCTAAGTATGTGGAAGGCTGATCTTAAATTGAGATTCTTAAGAAGGATTgtcaaagaaaacaaaagtgGTGAAACCAAACGCACCTCGCAAGGTATAAGGGTAATTTTTCATGTAGACTTCGACTGTTTCTTTGCAACAGCTTCCTGTTTGAATCGCCCGGAACTTGATATCAATAAGGACCCAATAGCAGTTACACATGGTGGCAAGTCATCTGATGTGGCTAGTTGTAATTATGTGGCTAGGAATTTTGGAGTCAAAAATGGAATGTGGGTAAGTCAGGCAAAGAAGTTGTGTCCGAATTTAATCATGTTGGACTATGACTACAAAAGATATGAAAGCTATTCCAGTGAGTTTTACAATTACTTCTTATCGTATGATATATTTGATTCTATATTCCCCGTGCTGATTGATGAAGTGTTGATAGACGCTTCGAGTCATTTTGCTCAGAACGAAGAGAACCTAGTCGACATGGTCAATGCGTTGAGCACTCGGATTCGAGATGATATATTCAAGTTTACCAAATGTTCAGTTAGTGTCGGTGTATCACGAAACGTCATGCTTGCCAAGCTTGCCCTCAGAAAAGCAAAACCAAATGgacaattctttctttatgAGGGCGTTGACGAATTTTTAGACCTGATTTCTGTTAAATCTTTGCCCGGGATTGGAAGGAGCATCCAAGAACGGCTTGCTGACGTTCTTAATCAACCCAAAACAATGGATATTTATATCCGTGATTTAAAAGCTTTTTCAAAGACCAAATTGATTTCCATTTTAGGAGACAAGACAGGCGTTAAACTTTATGAGTATGCAAGAGGAATTGATGATACGAGCTTGGTAATCGATACGAGTAACCCGGAAGCCTTACTTGGTAGGaaatctgtttctgttgacGTGAATTTCGGAATCAGATTTGATACTGTCTCTGAATTGGACGATTTCTTGATCCGTATTGCAAAGGAACTTTATTCAAGATTAATTTCCTTGGGTGTATGTGGTTCTAACTTGACTCTTAAGCTTGCAAAGAGAGCACCTGGAGCAGCAGTCAACCCAGCAAAATATCTTGGAATGGGTTATTGTGACTTTGTAAATAAGTCGTCCCATTTGGGAGTTCCTACCAACGACTGGGGAATAATCGGCTCAGAATTGAAGGCATTATATCGTATGGTAAATGTTCCCGTTAAAGAATTACGtggaatttcaatttccttAACAAAATTGAGGGATGTcgaaaatttgaaaagttcaaaacAGATGAAATTGCCGTTTAAGAAGACGAAGGAGCTTGTTAGAACAGAATTCGGAGCATTCCTGAAATTGAAACCTATCGATTCCATACAAATTGAAAGTGGAAGCAAACGCAAATCAAACATTGCTGAAGGAAATGTCAATATATCCGGGTATCATGAttacttcaacaaggaatctgaaattgattgggaagttcttgatgCACTACCATGGGATCTTCGAAGAGAAATTCAGAAAGAGCTTGAACGAAGAGGAATGATACCAGTCAGTCCAAGCAAAGCCCCTCCTGGAACCAAAGCCTATCTACAACAGTTGATCCCAACACAAATCGGCTCAACACCGAAATACGTTAGAGTTTTTGAAAAACCTCAGCTAAAGTCTCCCAGAAAACGACAAAAATTGCACTCAAAATCGCCACTGCCCAATAAGCAAGTCATGGTTGGAGAATCACAATTTTACGATTGCTCAGTGATCAATGAGCTTCCTTTAAATATAAAGGCGGAGGTCTTGAAAGATATGAAATACAGGAAAAAAGTCAAAGAGTTTGACATGACAGCACTTAAAGATAAGGTTTCCATGAAGTATGAAAAATCAAAGGCTATGGTTGACGAGGTTTCCCTGGAATGGATATCACAGCAaagaacaattcttcaacgacCAAAGTTTTTGAATGAAAAAGTATCGGTGCATCAAGTCAAATTACAGCTTGATAAATGGATTCAGCTGTCCTTGATTCAGAAAGGTCCACATGTAGACGATGTACATGTTTTTGCTCTGTATTTGAAAGATCTATCGAAACAGAATGTAAATTCAAGTATGATCCTTATCAACCATATCTGGAAAGTCTTAAAGTACCATGAATCTATATTAGCAATGTCAGTATTGGTGGAATCAGATGAAGTTATGTACATGAAGGAAGGTATCGCAGAGTGGAAGTCATCAATTGATGTGCATTTACTTCCAATCGTGGACAGCGATTTTGATATATAG
- a CDS encoding histone deacetylase, with the protein MSQYDSDNEKVIERRVWLNDSERVTKICDLLPSNKGRQSLISSLLSAYGLRERCYGIIGEYRASRQELASYHDENFVDFLLQDRLRLDRTVTSLASNHDTINDEISISESQRYGLVHDCYIFPFIGEYVRAVGGSSIASAKTLIREASSSIQNVVVNWYGGRHHCTKSRAAGYCYINDVVLAIGVLRKKFRRIFYLDLDLHHGDGVESGYEHSKNVFTCSIHRYDLGFYPGTGRMADSKSKKVNIPTRRGLSDNSLLYIIKNIVVPLIMGFEPEVIIIQAGCDGLGTDTHKEWNLTIKGFSQVLDFLLKEFEPIPFLILGGGGYNHTETAKCWAHATRTILGHNEEWDLIPEHSLLDEYEDDGYQFWTGINSAPMKKKDENDMPYLEEMKSYILNMHR; encoded by the exons ATGTCCCAGTATGATAGTGATAACGAAAAAGTTATCGAACGAAGAGTTTGGCTAAACGATTCAGAAAGAGTTACCAAGATATGCGATTTACTTCCATCAAATAAGGGTAGACAGTCtctaatttcttctttgttgtCCGCGTATGGGTTAAGAGAAAGATGCTATGGAATTATAGGTGAATATAGAGCTCTGAGACAGGAGTTGGCTTCTTATCACGACGAAAACTTTGTAGATTTCTTGTTACAGGATAGACTAAGGTTAGATAGAACTGTCA CGTCTCTTGCTTCAAACCATGATACAATCAATGATGAAATAAGCATTTCCGAATCTCAGAGATATGGCTTGGTGCATGACTGTTACATTTTCCCATTCATTGGAGAATATGTTCGAGCTGTAGGCGGTTCAAGTATAGCTTCAGCAAAGACTTTAATTCGTGAggcatcttcttccattcaAAATGTAGTCGTGAATTGGTATGGTGGTCGTCATCACTGCACCAAGAGTAGAGCAGCTGGATACTGCTATATAAACGACGTGGTTCTTGCCATTGGTGTCTTAAGAAAAAAATTCCGTAGAATTTTCTACCTAGACTTAGATCTACATCATGGAGATGGCGTTGAGTCTGGATATGAACACTCCAAGAATGTGTTTACCTGCTCCATACATAGATATGATTTAGGATTCTATCCGGGAACAGGTAGGATGGCTGACTCCAAAAGCAAGAAAGTCAACATCCCAACAAGACGAGGGTTGAGCGACAATAGCTTGCTCTATATCATAAAGAATATAGTTGTTCCATTAATTATGGGGTTTGAACCAGAGGTTATCATAATACAAGCAGGTTGCGATGGCTTAGGAACAGATACCCACAAAGAATGGAATTTGACAATCAAGGGATTTTCGCAAGTGCTAGATTTTCTATTGAAAGAGTTTGAGCCTATACCGTTCTTGATTCTTGGCGGAGGTGGTTACAATCATACTGAAACAGCCAAATGTTGGGCTCACGCAACAAGAACTATCCTTGGACATAATGAAGAATGGGATTTGATACCAGAACATAGCCTCCTTGACGAATACGAAGATGATGGATATCAATTTTGGACCGGAATCAACCTGGCTCCTATGAAAAAGAAGGACGAAAACGACATGCCCTATttagaagaaatgaagtcGTATATTCTTAATATGCACAGATAA